One part of the Bacteroidia bacterium genome encodes these proteins:
- a CDS encoding 2-hydroxyacid dehydrogenase has protein sequence MKVAVFSTKSFDREYFNQFNTSGKHELTYFEAPLNQNTTNLSLGFDAVCVFVNDKLDATVIEQLKGNGVGLIALRCAGFNNVDLEAAKEHDIKVVRVPSYSPQAVAEHAVALILTLNRKTHKAYNRIRENNFSLERLTGFDIYGKTVGVIGTGQIGRIFARIMLGFGCKVLAFDLQPSEDLIKAGVIYASFEDLLTDSDIVSLHCPLNPNTRHLLGEKEFEKMKSGSMLINTSRGGLINTTAAIHALKHGQLGYLGIDVYEQEEHLFFRDLSESIIQDDEIARLMTFPNVLITAHQGFFTREALEEITQTTLQNLNDFEAGKELLNAV, from the coding sequence ATGAAAGTAGCTGTATTTAGTACCAAATCCTTTGATCGAGAATACTTCAATCAATTCAATACAAGTGGCAAACATGAGCTGACCTATTTTGAAGCACCTTTAAACCAAAACACCACCAATCTGAGCCTGGGTTTTGATGCAGTTTGCGTATTTGTGAATGATAAACTTGATGCTACCGTCATTGAGCAATTGAAGGGGAATGGAGTTGGATTAATCGCTTTACGCTGTGCGGGTTTCAATAATGTGGACCTGGAAGCGGCCAAGGAACATGATATCAAAGTAGTACGGGTGCCGTCCTATTCGCCTCAGGCAGTGGCTGAGCATGCTGTTGCGCTTATTCTGACCCTCAATCGCAAAACGCATAAAGCCTACAACCGCATCCGGGAAAACAATTTTTCTTTAGAAAGGCTGACGGGATTTGATATTTATGGAAAAACAGTAGGTGTAATCGGGACCGGGCAAATTGGTCGGATTTTCGCCCGAATTATGCTAGGCTTTGGTTGTAAAGTGTTGGCTTTTGATCTGCAGCCCTCTGAAGATTTGATAAAAGCAGGTGTCATCTATGCCAGCTTTGAGGACTTGCTGACTGATTCTGATATTGTTTCCCTGCATTGTCCCCTAAATCCTAATACTCGCCATCTATTGGGGGAAAAAGAGTTTGAGAAAATGAAATCCGGTTCGATGCTCATCAATACCAGCAGGGGAGGTCTTATCAATACCACTGCTGCCATCCATGCCCTCAAGCACGGACAATTGGGGTATTTGGGGATTGATGTCTACGAACAGGAAGAGCACCTCTTTTTCCGTGATTTGTCGGAGAGCATCATTCAGGACGATGAAATTGCTCGTTTAATGACTTTCCCCAATGTCTTGATAACCGCGCATCAGGGTTTCTTTACACGGGAAGCTTTAGAGGAAATTACCCAAACCACCTTGCAGAACCTCAACGATTTTGAAGCGGGGAAAGAACTGCTAAATGCGGTCTAG
- a CDS encoding cytochrome C, whose protein sequence is MTTPIRPKQRLIPLGLFLAMLMFTSACNQQGQGFALPQGDIESGNSTFIRLACNECHSVGEIKWGGNDENMHISLGGETPTAMTYGELVTSVINPSHKIAKRYQETTADEAGNSKMRIYNEVMSVQELVDIVTFLQSEYKLSPPPTNYYPPF, encoded by the coding sequence ATGACCACACCTATCCGTCCAAAACAACGCTTGATCCCTTTAGGCTTGTTCCTAGCTATGCTGATGTTTACCTCGGCTTGCAATCAGCAAGGCCAGGGTTTTGCCTTGCCTCAGGGAGACATAGAAAGTGGCAATTCCACATTTATTCGCCTGGCATGCAATGAATGTCATAGCGTAGGAGAGATCAAGTGGGGAGGCAATGATGAAAATATGCACATCTCCCTAGGAGGAGAAACTCCAACAGCAATGACCTATGGAGAGCTTGTTACGTCTGTAATCAATCCTTCGCATAAAATTGCCAAACGCTACCAGGAAACAACAGCAGACGAAGCCGGCAATTCAAAAATGCGGATTTACAATGAAGTGATGAGCGTGCAGGAATTGGTGGATATCGTTACTTTCCTCCAATCCGAATATAAGCTTAGTCCACCGCCTACTAATTATTATCCTCCCTTTTGA
- a CDS encoding universal stress protein, with translation MSYKLKNILVPTDFSDNSRQTLKAAVTFTQKIKGQIYLYHRSNLPPNWDAATDEQKRFNTLAKKKRQGIEGAI, from the coding sequence ATGTCCTATAAGCTTAAAAACATACTTGTCCCCACGGATTTCTCTGACAATTCGAGACAGACCTTAAAAGCGGCCGTAACATTCACTCAAAAAATAAAGGGGCAGATATACCTCTACCATCGCAGCAATCTACCCCCCAATTGGGATGCCGCAACAGATGAACAAAAACGCTTCAATACCCTCGCTAAAAAAAAGAGACAAGGAATTGAAGGGGCAATTTGA
- a CDS encoding universal stress protein, with product MKKFIFATDFSQNSLNAFAYTLPLVKKLQGHLILFHAFEYARPFVEAPATNLPKMNRELKKKAEDQLRIWQKMILEKDPDISSEYVASGGPFVNNLLKLSEKEDVEAIFMGTQGASGLKKYIMGSNTASVIEKAKCPVFAIPEGAEFKGINSIVFATDYQKANSFILDQLAKIAALFGAKIEILHISNEEAKADLEVYDWYKKAVKERLANLEISFRVFNKKSVHEGINNYVKLNQTDLVVMAMHEKTWLERMLNKSTSKQQAYITQKPLLVFHHGVKEKVLP from the coding sequence ATGAAGAAGTTTATTTTTGCAACCGATTTCTCCCAAAATTCCCTCAACGCTTTTGCTTATACCTTGCCGCTAGTAAAAAAGCTCCAGGGACATTTGATCCTATTCCATGCTTTCGAATATGCCCGCCCATTTGTAGAGGCTCCAGCTACCAATTTGCCTAAAATGAATCGGGAGCTAAAAAAGAAAGCCGAGGACCAACTCAGAATATGGCAGAAGATGATTCTTGAAAAGGATCCAGACATATCCAGCGAGTACGTAGCTTCCGGAGGACCATTTGTAAATAACCTCTTGAAGTTATCGGAAAAAGAGGATGTCGAGGCGATCTTCATGGGAACCCAGGGAGCCAGTGGACTTAAAAAGTACATCATGGGGTCCAACACAGCTTCTGTCATAGAAAAGGCTAAATGCCCCGTATTTGCGATTCCAGAGGGAGCTGAATTTAAGGGCATAAACTCAATCGTTTTTGCTACCGATTACCAAAAAGCGAATTCATTCATCCTGGATCAGTTAGCAAAAATTGCAGCTCTCTTTGGTGCCAAAATTGAAATCCTTCACATCTCCAATGAGGAGGCGAAAGCAGATTTAGAGGTATACGATTGGTATAAAAAAGCAGTGAAAGAAAGGCTTGCCAATCTGGAGATTTCCTTTAGGGTTTTCAACAAAAAAAGTGTCCACGAGGGAATAAATAATTATGTAAAACTGAATCAAACGGATTTGGTAGTAATGGCGATGCATGAGAAGACTTGGCTGGAGCGAATGCTCAATAAAAGTACAAGCAAACAGCAAGCATATATCACGCAAAAGCCCTTACTGGTCTTTCATCACGGAGTGAAGGAAAAGGTCTTGCCTTAG